Genomic window (Gadus morhua chromosome 3, gadMor3.0, whole genome shotgun sequence):
taacaaataccgaatattgattgatatgtgtccatattatatccattatattgaccgggtattcccaagacgctcacgctctgcagcaagccagtcacagttgattggcgcggcgctgtacagcgaacgtaagcaaacaactaagctaaggttttaagtattacttttcctccagagatcccgctaatgttgtgttataaagtaaagggaaacgaGATATCTATtctttcctccacctctctcgcttctctgcttggtgtcgctgacgcttatagtttgcctccctcgctctggtaacgtcacatacgtgaaaaaaaacaaaaacgaagctccgaataccgatttaagcttcgaatactaattttccgaacgagtattcgaatattcgaataattcgggccagccttAGTGAGAGGGGTGTGGGAGTTATGGGGGGAGGCAGAGTCCAGGTGAGCGACTCTGTGGTCCTGACGTctgcagggagctcgttccccCACCGCGGAGCCAAGACGGAGGGAGACAAACCAAACCTCATCATGATGACGCGTTAGGATGCTTACATTCTGCTCTTCGTCCCGACAGGTTTTAAAGAAGTACGCTTGTCTGTGGAGCATGAACCGACCGGCCAAGAGGCGGCCCCTGCTCTTCATCGTTAACCTCCAGGTAggcccctcctcttcatcgtaggcccctcctcttcatcgttAACCTCCAGGTAGGCCTGTTCCGATACCATTTTTTGCTTCCTGATGCCTGAACTTGAGTATGGGCTGATATCGAGTTCTCACCGACACAGCCTTTAGCATCGTAGCTGCTAACAGCACTTGTtcattgaagggttctcttacgtTGAcagatcatttacatttataattattaATCAAGAGATTTCCACCTCCGACCGTTAACGAAAGAAGTATAACACTGTAGTGTTTCATGTTCTCTGTGTAGCAAAGGAGTCATGTGATTGTACCGGCACATATACTTGCGTACTCGCCGATACCCGATCTGAGGAATGTCCGATCCTGGAACAGGAAGCTCTGACTGAACCATGGCCTCTCTGTTTGTAGTGGACTCCAAAAGATGATTTGGCGACACTGAAGATCAACGGGAGGTgtgatgaggtgatggagctgctgatggaggagctggaccTTCAGATTCCTCCGTACAACAAGTGagaaccacagaagaagaaccaCCTTCCTGTTTGAATCCAAGTCCTTAATTATGGTTTACTATTTGGAATATTGACATCTAATTATTTATTAGGATTTCATATAAGAATGGACCCAGAAGGTCATGACGTCAATAGTATGGGGGGAAAAGAGCTCGAAGCCTACGGAGATATCGATGTAAACGGCGCTACCCTGTGTTGCTGTAGGGCGGAGGACCCCATCTTCCACCAGGCCACGCCCCTCAGGCCGGAGGAGGAGCTCAGTCACACCCGCTGCCTCAtagcaccccctgctggccaggAGGACCAGCCCCCCGACGCCCAGGGCTCCGCCCCCGACGCCCAGGGCCACGCCCCTCCGGCCCCCCAGCCGGTGCAGGGCGGTTGGTTCGGGCGGGGCTTCTctaaagggaggaagaggaagaagaggaagactgTTTAACACCACAGAGCTCCACCAGCCTACTGCACTGCAGTCATTGTTGCGTTACGTTTTATATCCTGTGATTAAATTTAAGTTAGACGTTTAaactttgtttttattcagaTATTTCGAGGGCTTGAGACCTTCGAAAGACAAGTAAATCTGAGCTCATTTACTCTTTTTTGTattggtgtgtttccagctgTTCTAGTGGCTACACCAGTATGATAATGTTAACTCTGGTCTCTAACGTTGCCTTGATAAATAGGGGAAGACATCCCAGCTCTGAGCTCCTTGGTGTAGCATTactagtttatttttttaagggctgctacgtttatttatttatttatttattgtttccaTTTTACAGGCTTAGTTGAAATAGCCGTGCTGCTTTCCTTCTTTATCCGTAAACTGACTGCTGTACCTCAGGTACAGCAGTGTTTCTGGTCTTTAAATAGTacagatatattttttactttagtGGTCGTCTTTACTGCTGTTTTCATTCTGTAatcattcccacacacacactgcgaaGCCAGCATGTAACCTGATCCGCGGCGGTTGGCGGTCACGCAAGCGAGACGGAggcccgtccacacgaagccgattaaATGGcaaaaccgcaaaggtcttgtacggttcggccctccgtccacacgaagccggcgaatccgctgacccagtggcgtaactatcggtaagcagggtatgcgggagcgtacgggcccgggccaatcaggggccccaaaaaaaaaaaaagaaagaatcaacaatcgctccgaaccaccaaagatgatggctgactacaggcttgtaatcgttctgcagcagatcatgtcccttgttgggttgctaagccattatttattgagaatacTCTTCTGTTAGAAAATTGGCTTACAGTGCACATAGCGTAaatcttctggatttctgtagcagaagcagcgccccttatgggcctggaatgtgtactacagcgtttcaaCCGGTCTAGCCGGTTTTACTCGTTTCGCTTGATAGataccggatagatcgaaaccgtaaacGGTTTCGTCCGTGGTCTTGTGTGGTCTTGTGCTgggggcagtgttgccagattgggccaggaAATCTGTCACAATCTGGCAACACCAGCTGGGGGCGTGGTCTGCTGAGCCGTAGTCTATGGGTAGCACCGTAGCACTGGTGATTGGGGAGTGGTCTGGCGGTGACGTACATCTGGTGCCGGGGGTGTTGTCTGGCGCTGGGGGCGTGGTCTGCTGAGCCGGATCCTGTAAGCCGCTGGCCGGTAGTCGACCTGTTCGGTTGGAAAGTTGGAATAACATCGGATCCGTCTGAAGCCGTAATTTTTTAACCTTATCAGCCGAACAGAGGACACCGTCTTGACCCGCACAGCGACCGTATGATTAAGAACGGGCACCATGCGGCGGACCGGGAGGCGGAGAGAGGCGAGCCTCCGGGCGGGTCCGACCTGGACCAGAGGAGCGTCGTCAGGGTGTGGTGTGACGGCTGGTACGAGAACCTCTAACACTGGTCTACTGTAGGGCTGGGGTCTGGACTCTAACACACTGGTCTACTGTATGGCTGGGGTCTGGACTCTAACACGCCGGTCTACCGTAGGGCTGGGGTCTGGACTCTAACAAGCCGTTCTACCGTAGGGCTGGGGTCTGGACCCTAGCGCACCGGTCTACCGTAGGGCTGGGGTCTGGACCCTAACACGCCGGTCTACCGTAGGGCTGGGGTCTGGACCCTAGCACGCCGGTCTACCGTAGGGCTGGGGTCTGGACCCTAACACGCTGGTCTACTGTAGGGCTGGGGTCTGGGGGGACAGGCTCCGGTGGGAGAGGACCTTGTTGTGGTTGTATGCTACTGTTAGCTCGCAGTCGGAGCTAGCTGGTTTCGTTCTGACGTGCCAGCCCGGCCCGAGACATGCGCAGTACCGACGTAAGGTTCATTAAGgcttattaatatttattattaatgtttcAATAGATACAGACCAGAATACAGTCACGGTCTTCAGTGCTGTGGTAACGTCAGTTAAAATAACATGTGACAACTTATGCATAGAGTTACGTCCTCGGGTCAGAACCCTTTATAATACGGTTATATACATCAACACCGTTACAGTTATTAGTACACAGACGTTATTCGGGTATTTCTATGAAGTCGGGACCTGAGTGGCCGTGTGTGACCTCTGCTCTGTTTATTACACAGCTGCGCTCTCAGCCAATCGCACGCCGATGAGGCCTGTTGTTTATTACAGCGCTGCGCGGTCAGACACATGCATAGGAGGCCTGTTGCGTAACACGCTCGTCCTGAAATTAGACTTTAAGATCAGAGCTTGAGGTCATGTTACACGGGCTGGTTGGTATTATTTTATCAAAGACTACTTTCCAAAGGGTGGTGTACAACTTTAGAAATGAAAATGGCTTTCTGTGAATTAATGCACCAACTGCCTATTGAATGGTTCATGTAAGTATATCAGAAAAGCAGTAAAGACAGACCAAGAATTAGAAAAGTGTAAAGAAAATGATTAAGAAACGGATTCAGTTTAAGTGCGTGGTTTGCCCAAACTCCAGAGACACCCTAATATTAGCTTAGGGTCCCCTCAGATATACCAGTGAGGTGCCACAGAGATAACCCGTCTGAATGGATTGAATGGCCGCTTGCCATGGTTATATCCGGGGCTGAAGGGATGGATGACCTCTGGGGATACATCCCCCTGACACATAAGGCCCCCGACTGATCATAGGCCCCTGACTGATCATAGGGCCCCCGACTGATCATAGGCCCCTGACTGATCATAGGGCCCCTGACTGATCCAGGGCCCCTGACTGATCCAGGGCCCCTGACTGATCCAGGGCCCCTGACTGATCATAGGGCCCCTGACTGATCACAGGCCCCTGACTGATCCAGGGCCCCCGACTGATCATAGGGCCCCCGACTGATCATAGGCCCCCGACTGATCATAGGGCCCCTACTGATCATAGGGCCCCTACTGATCATAGGCCCCCGACTGATCATAGGGCCCCTGACTGATCCAGGGCCCCTGACTGATCCAGGGCCCCATAAGAAGGCTACTTCTTATTCAAATGCTCGCTGTCAAACAGCAGGGAAGCCTTAGAGCCCTTTGACTGAAAACAAAGGTgataaaggtcaaaggtcatgtgttggaggagaaggagagggggtgacCTCCAGTAAGCTGACGTTGTCTTCTGTCCTCAGCTACGACATGGTTCACTACGGACACTCGAACCAGCTGCGGCAGGCCAAGGCCATGGGCGACtacctggtggtgggggtccacACCGACGGTACGAAACCCCCGACTCGCCGGGGATGGTGGACCTCTGTTACCTTTCATTTACATTGAGAGCGTTCAGCAGACGCCTTCACCCAAAGCGACTTAGACTGTCcatctgtcagaagaaagagaaacaactatAAGATATAAGATAATACACAATGCCAATTACTATTTTAAGTGCAAAGACGTCCACCATGCAGTTAGTGTGTTAGAGGGGTGTGGGCGGGACGCCATGCACCCCGTTGACCCCTCTCTGTTTCTGGGCCCCCAGCCGAGATCTCGCGGCACAAAGGCCCCCCGGTCTTCACCCAGGCGGAGCGCTACAAGATGGTGCGCGCCATCAAGTGGGTGGACGAGATCGTGGAGGGGGCGCCCTACGTCACCACGCTGCAGACGCTCGACCAGTTCAACTGTGACTTCTGCGTGCACGGAGGTGGGGCAGAGGGGCTCTGGGGCGGGGGGCTCATGGGGTTTGGTGTGTTTGGGGTTTGGTGTGTTTGGGGTTTAGGGGTTTGGTGTGTTTAGGAGTTTGGTGTGTTTAGGGGTTTGGTGTGTTTGGGGTTTGGTGTGTTTGGGGTTTGGTGTGTTTGGGGTTTATGGTGCGTGTCGCAGCACTGGACTCAAAGGATGATCTCTATAcctcagtggttctcaaccttatCAGCTACCCCCTTCAACGGCACAAAACATTATTGGGGCTAAAATCATTAAATGGACATAAATAATATGTGTGCAATCTATTTGGCAGAGTAAAAATGAACAACCAACGTGAAAATTGCTTAGGGTGAAAaggagtttgtttgtttttttttacttatattttttaattatgagtgccccctgcagtactccaaagtGCCGTTAGGGGTCCTCGTACCCCcgtttgagaacccctgctttAAGTTGACGGTGTTCTCCAGATGACATCACGCTCACGGTGGACGGCGAGGACACGTACGCCGAGGTGAAGCGCGAGCAGCGCTACAGGGAGTGCAAGAGGACCCAGGGCGTCTCCACCACCGACCTGGTGGGTCGCATGCTGCTCATGACCAAGACCCACCACAGCAACATGGtgagggccacacacacacacacacacacacacacacacacacacacacacacacactctttaatCGCTAGGTTATCCCATTCCTcgtacacaacagagacagctaggACAACACGCTACACAATGCTGGTTTTAAGAGCCAGGACGTACATCAAAcagtaaggggggggggactatgCAGGGTCCAGGTAAACTGAACAGGTGCTCTGGGGTTCACGTGTTCATCTCTGATCTCTGATCTGTGTTTCCAGGACAATCCCGACTACCTGCAGCACACAGACAACTTCGGGAAGGTGAATATCGTCGCTTGGGCCAAAGCGACTCCTGTATGAAATGCATTCTGCAGGAGAATACAATCTGTTGCTTCTTACTGAACAACCAGTGTTCCCAGTTTGTTGTAGTGGATCGTCACGGCCACAAGGGGGCGTCATAGGTCCTCTTATCACAAGACACTTTCAAATGCACTGTTGCCTGGAATGAAGTGTTAAATGGGGATATTATGCTTTTTagacttttccctttgcttttgTCGTTTATCTGACGTATGTAACATGATTTACGTCCGCTAAgctggcgcccccccccccccacgagagCACCCCTCAATAAGAGCAGGAAGCGGCTAGTTTGCGCTCAAACTACTTCCTTAACAGTGTGACGTCAGGCTGTTCAGTGGGCGGGGCCGGAGGGCAGAAGTCCCGCCTCCCGCCGACCCGCGATGTCTACATCTTCTCGGGGGTGTTCATTTGACGACACACATGCAACGTTTTTGACCAATCGCAACAGAGTGGGCgcgctgaccaatcacagcagactagGCTAGTCGGGAGGCGGGCTTAGCGCAAGGTGATTGAATCAGACCGTTTTTGAAATTCGCTGAAATTGGTTTGCAGAAATGAAGcgtgagaataataaggggtgTTTCTGACATAAAACCCTATTCTAGCAGTACCCCCAGATGCAGTTCTTCACCCTAAAGAGGCCTGCTTCCCTGGGGTCATCCTTGTGTCTCCCCAGGGTCCTAAAGGCCACAGCCCGTGGACCGGCGTCTCCCAGTTCCTCCAGACCTCCCAGAAGATCATCCAGTTTGCGTCGGGGAAGGAGCCTCAGGCCGGAGACACCATCATCTATGTGGCCGGGGCCTTCGACCTCTTCCGtatcctgacctctgacccccgtcAGACCTagggctgcggctgctgctgcggttgttgttattgttggtgttggggttgttgttgttgccttgACAACAGGCTCCTCAGACATCGGCCACGTTGACTTCCTGGAGAAGGTCTACAACCAGGCAGAGAAGCCTTACGTCATCGTTGGCCTGCACTTtgaccaggtacacacacacacacacaccagagttcccgttgtccggtaattaccggtccttgaccggaaaaaaatgaggaggaccgaaaattctaaatgtctccggtcagaatgaccgattggaaataaggccccgtccacacggagccgaaacgggcgaaaacgatccggaTTCGTTTTATGCGGAATATTGACGGCGCTGggtctccacagaaaaaagtggagcgcatcaaccctgcgcCGCTGCGTGCATACAGCATGAGCGCTGTatgcaaacattcagtcacgaggagattcaaccttttaaattgagcaggaatacttttgaatgtgttcatttgaaatgtgtttaaatatgctacagtagtcatttgtttagccaattcatgtaaaacaatgagggttttgatagTAGCGTAGCCTGTgcgataaaataaataagttgttacatttcgtgcactcgctcaaattgatcgctatagactaccgtaggtttatgaactaaacggcggcaagctaATGAAAGCTggcggcaagctttgcggagcaccggtatttaacaaccatggcgaattaaaatatgatcacacacttcttcttctttatatagcctgcctatcaatttttttaagtgcaataaacacagacaatatccgaccgttttttttccaatttgaccggtaaaatgaaaccctcccggtcacatgaccggcaccaatttcttctagcgcaaacacacacacacacacacacacacacacacacacacacacacacacacacacacacacacacacacacacacacacacacacacacacacacccctcgcCTAACTCCACTCATTATGATcaagacaaacagaaccagTCCCATTGAGAGCCCAGACGCCTCAGAGCGCCGTTCCAGCGATGGTCAGTCACAGAGCCACAGCTCAACACTTCACAGACAAACTCGTTCATGTTTTGACGTCTTCACGCCTCCCCTGTCCAGGAAGTGAACCGCTACAAAGGGAAGAACTACCCAATCATGAACGTCCACGAGAGGACGCTCAGCGTCCTGGCCTGCAGGgtgagtctctctgtctctctctctgactctgtctctctgactctgtctctctctctctctcgctctctctgtctctctgtctctctgtctctctgtctgtctgtctgtctgtctgtctgtctgtctgtctgtctgtctgtctgtctgtctctctgtctgtctctctgtctttctgactctctctctctgtctctgtctcactgtctctgactctctctgtctcactatctctgtctctctctgactctgtctctctgactctgtctgtgtgtgtgtttgtgtgtgtgttgatgtttagCCTCCTGCTTTAAGACAACACGAGgctgacaggaagtgatgttcTCCACTGAGAGAATCCATCAACGACCTTCTCTGTGTCATAAGGCTCTCAGTGGGCCTGTTGCTCTCTGAAAGCTTCCATGGGAGTGATCTAaagcagtggttttcaaactgtggggcgcgccccccctggggggcgccggAGTACTTCAGGgagggcgcgacgtgagaaaaaaataaaccggaaaaaaaacctgaaagtcgatgattcaaatcatcagtcgtacttcaactgtagaagtagcATAACtacatcaattttcaaccgtttatcttcgtgcaaaccatttaacaaatctacacacttgtatcttcaataatatcaaaatttcaaatttcaaaacagaatttcgatatcatttatacttttttcagaatcacagttttagtttcataccgcttcgttttcagctgttttcattgaagacgtcagcccattctgatacacctacttctagacatcgtaactcattcctttttcaaccgtttatcatcgttcaaaccattaagcaaatctacacacttgtatctttaATTCTAtaaaaaacggaattttgatagcatttatacttttttcagaatcacagttttagtttcttaccggcatcgttttcagttgattataataatttaggtcaccatagcaacgccggtaaacataccccgccgaatagtcgaatctctggactgaaaaggcagatctgattcgactggcagtttacacagattaagatgttcaaatgtatttaaaaaaggttaagctaaaacatgcttagataaagttgttaaattgtgttaagaaatgtgtttaaaaacgcacaaagatgtaatgtttcagaataacgtttaaaatgtttaaaaaatatgtttcaaatgtttcaaaatatgtttcaaatgtttggggggggggggggggggctcagctgaatttttttctctgagggggggctcactctctcacactttgaaaacccctgatcTAAAGCCCTCAGTGTAACGACATACTGGCCAGTATTCAGCATGTTTAGATACTGGAGCCAGAGGGAAGCAAACACCAAAGACAACCGTCAAACTATCAGGCAGAAGTTTCCATGGCAACGCAACAACATCCCGCTCAAAGCACTATGTTTATCATTTAGCTTATTGAAGTGGATTACTAacaattagtgctgtcaagcgattcaaatatttaatcgcgattaatgccatagttaactcgcgattaatcgcaattaatcttgccaatcacgattaatcgagccaaagaaaataaataaatacattttaaataaataaatacatttcgttaatcgcgcgatataaaaaaattaacgacaTTAAAATTGTTTTTCGTCAACGCCGTTAATAGCGCGTTTAATTGACAGTACTACGAACAATATGATGAAAGTCACTCATATCTACTCATGGTTGGTAACTGGTACAAGCTGACTAAACCAGTATGGTCCGTCACGCTCTGGGAAATAACCAGTGATGTCGATAGCTCCGGCtcggagccccgccccctggtgtGCGTGCCTTGCTCAGTGCTCCCGTCAGCCTGTGCTCCTCTCTCTGCAGTACGTGTCTGAGGTGGTGATCGGGGCACCCTACGCCGTGGGCCGGGACCTGCTGGATCACTTCAAGGTGAGTCCTCCTGAAGAGCTGCTCCCACAGCGCTCCCACAGTGCAGCCACAGCTCTCCCACGGCGCTCCCACAGAGCTCCCACAGCGCAGCTCCCACAGCGCTCCCACGGCGCTCCCACAGCGCTCCCACAGAGCTCCCACAGTGCTCCCACAGAGCTCCCACAGCGCAGCTCCCACAGCGCAGCTCCCACGGCGCTCCCACGGCGCTCCCACAGAGCTCCCACAGCGCAGCTCCCACAGCGCTCCCACAGAGCTCCCACGGCGCTCCCACAGCGCTCCCACAGAGCTCCCACAGCGCAGCTCCCACAGCTCTCCCACAGCGCTCCCACAGCGCTCCCACGGCGCTCCCACGGCGCTCCCACGGCGCTCCCACGGCGCTCCCACGGCGCTCCCACAGCGCCGCTCCCACAGCGCTCCCACGGCGCTCCCACGGCGCTCCCGCGGCGCTCCCACGGCGCTCCCACGGCGCTCCCACGGCAcaaatgcattttgtagtacgccaaaaatatagcgcgtcggaatgctcagtacgcattgtgtagtacggaagacgtttccgaatgcgtactacccattggtactaccgccacagtaaacCACGgaggtcactacgctatcccgatttaataatttaatagcaacgatgatgagacggaaaacaggtaacttatcaaggtaattttgccgtcatctgaggggagatacgtcatctccaaacatccggtggagttttgGCGGCGTTCTAcacatagctgtagaccgtactacactgtccagtgtggtacggtcaagtagtagacactgaacagaaatagtatgtactaagtattcggattcagcccaggtctcTAGTTAGCCTAGTAAGGAAACACCTGTCTGTGGTCCAGGGGACTGAACACCTGTCTGTGGTTCACCTGTCTGTGGTTCACCTGTCTGTGGTTCACCTGTCTGTGGTTCACCTGTCTGTGGTCCACCTGTCTGTGGTTCACCTGTCTGTGGTCCAGGGGACTGAACACCTGTCTGTGGTTCACCTGTCTGTGGTTCAACTGTCTGTGGTCCACCTGTCTGTGGTTCACCTGTCTGTGGTCCAGGGACTGAACACCTGTCTGTGGTTCACCTGTCTGTGGTTCACCTGTCTGTGgtccacctgtctgtgtgtctctgtgcaggTCGACCTGGTGTGTCACGGCAAGACGGAGGTGTTCCCGGACAAGGACGGATCTGACCCCTACGCAGTGAGCTCTTCtccatgacccctgacctttaggggcgctgggggcagtgacctccatgacccctgacctttaggggcgctgggggcagtgacctccatgacccctgacctttaggggcgctgggggcagtgacctccatgacccctgacctttaggggcgctgggggcagtgacctccatgacccctgacctttagGGGCGCTGGGGGCAGTGACCTCCAGTGTGGTACAGAAACGTCACGTtcaaactgcccccccccccccccataattgATTCTACTACAACAGTCAATATCAGTTTCTTTAAATCTTTAATGTAGCACTTAATGTATGTTATCCACAGTGCTAGtacttatcctagctatctctgttgtctaCGGGGagcgggttaacctagtgatagttagtgcttggTTCTATGAGGGTAGTCGTAGGGGCCGTGCTGCAGGTCAGGGCGTGAGGATGTGACACGGAGCTCATCCAGAGGTCTTTAAGGTTTCCCACCGGGGAGGAACAGGAAGCCGGTCATCCTTCTGCTGCGCTGTATGAGCTCCTAGTCCAGGCGGGGCCTGGTTGTACTTGTTGTACTGGTTGTGTGGTCTTACTGGTCTTGACGCTGGTATTCTGTGTGTTCAGGAGCCCAAGAAGAGGGGCGTGTTCCGGACGCTGGACAGCGACAACGGCCTGACCACAGACGACATCGTCCAGAGAATCATCGAGAACAGGTCCTGGTCCCCTC
Coding sequences:
- the pcyt2 gene encoding ethanolamine-phosphate cytidylyltransferase isoform X1, producing MIKNGHHAADREAERGEPPGGSDLDQRSVVRVWCDGCYDMVHYGHSNQLRQAKAMGDYLVVGVHTDAEISRHKGPPVFTQAERYKMVRAIKWVDEIVEGAPYVTTLQTLDQFNCDFCVHGDDITLTVDGEDTYAEVKREQRYRECKRTQGVSTTDLVGRMLLMTKTHHSNMDNPDYLQHTDNFGKGPKGHSPWTGVSQFLQTSQKIIQFASGKEPQAGDTIIYVAGAFDLFHIGHVDFLEKVYNQAEKPYVIVGLHFDQEVNRYKGKNYPIMNVHERTLSVLACRYVSEVVIGAPYAVGRDLLDHFKVDLVCHGKTEVFPDKDGSDPYAEPKKRGVFRTLDSDNGLTTDDIVQRIIENRLLFEARNQKKEAKEMAVFEAMKRRGETTEDAAKLASQ
- the pcyt2 gene encoding ethanolamine-phosphate cytidylyltransferase isoform X2; translation: MVHYGHSNQLRQAKAMGDYLVVGVHTDAEISRHKGPPVFTQAERYKMVRAIKWVDEIVEGAPYVTTLQTLDQFNCDFCVHGDDITLTVDGEDTYAEVKREQRYRECKRTQGVSTTDLVGRMLLMTKTHHSNMDNPDYLQHTDNFGKGPKGHSPWTGVSQFLQTSQKIIQFASGKEPQAGDTIIYVAGAFDLFHIGHVDFLEKVYNQAEKPYVIVGLHFDQEVNRYKGKNYPIMNVHERTLSVLACRYVSEVVIGAPYAVGRDLLDHFKVDLVCHGKTEVFPDKDGSDPYAEPKKRGVFRTLDSDNGLTTDDIVQRIIENRLLFEARNQKKEAKEMAVFEAMKRRGETTEDAAKLASQ